The Ziziphus jujuba cultivar Dongzao chromosome 1, ASM3175591v1 genome segment AAGGTTATCTACATCCAACCATGGACCTTTACCCGTGGCCATCTCAATGATTGTGCATCCAAGAGCCCATAAGTCAGCTTCAAATCCCTGTTCTTCCCCACGCAAAACCTCCGGCGCCATGAACACCGGTGTACCGCAAAACGTCACCGTGCCAAAATCTCCATTTCCGGGAACTCTTTCCACCAATCTAGCACAACCCAGATCAGCAATCTTGACATTCTTTTTCCCCATCAAGATGTTGTGGCTCTTTATATCACAATGGATCAACCCATTTCCATGAAGGTATTCCAAACCTTGAAGAATCTGCCGCGTGTAAGTTCTAATCAAAGACTCTTCCAAGCGACCTCCATGCCTCTGAATATCATCGTAGAGAGTCCCTTGTGGTATGTACTCCATGAAAAGATTGTAAATAGGCTGGTTACATTCATTTCTGATATCAAATCCCCTGTACTTGACTATAAATGGAGAACTCAGTTTGGAAAgcaaattttgttctttttgcaaGAGCTTGGAATGAGAAAGCTCAGTGGATTTTACAGCAAAGAGCTCGCCAGATGGGACATCCATGGCGACTGAGACTGTAGCAGTAGAGCCACGGCCAATCATGGAACCTCTGGTCCACTCCATTGGAGGAAGATAAAATGGAAGAATAAAGGGCTATGCCAAAGGCAgttctttttttgatatttcACTGTCTAAAAACACAGAACACCAACCTTATATACACATACGATTTGGACGGAGTTTGTTGTCGTTGTCTCTAGTCTTAGTTCAACTGCCGATGATAGATGTGAATGAGAAAACAGGGTTGCTGTGTTGACCCACCACTAGTCTCATAAAGTCTTCTCTGTTCACATTGGAGGAGTTGACCTTTCAAATCAAAATTCAGTTTTTTAATTGAAGTCAACGTCTGTTTTCATTTGGCTAACTTCTTTATTTGAGCAAAACTATAAAAGGGATAAATCCAAAGTTGCTTATAAGAATGAAAATATATAGAGCAAGAAATTTTCTCTTGGGATATTTTAAAAACTGTTTATAACACCACACGTTTTTGTCATTTGCTTTTACCCAGATGCATAGACCACAGACCAGAGGAATcaaggtaaaagaaaaaaaatggtggtGGGGAACATTTTATATGGTCAACCTTGGAGGAATCATCAAGTGATTGGAGTTCTCAAGATAAGATGCAATACAACCTACCAAACAAAAAGTAGAGACAGCtagttttgttattatatattcaaaacccatggagggaaaaaaaaaaaaaaaaaagaaaaatgtcaaaGGGGTGTGAAAATACATGCACTTCCAGATTTTATGGTTCACTATTCACTAAGCCACGTTGAGAGTTGGGAAGATAAAGTAGATCCACTTCCTGTGGTTGGTTATGGTGAATAtggaatatataaaaatgacagCATGTTCTGAAATACCAAACTGAGATCCCAAAAGAAGACCATTAAAGGGTTGTGGAAAATGGATATCATCAAGAGGTCCACGCGCTGggtttttttggttggattttGAGAAAATTCTTGATCTGGtaggaagaaattaaaaatgaaaacataagaAAAACTTATAAGGATTAGTTCGTCCTAATGACTTTGTCTAAAATTGACATGGATAAGAAGGGAAATGCTAGAGGAAGTAGTTGTAGAAACACAAATTTGACCCACCAATTCCACTTCAAAGGTTTCTGCCATTCACACATATACCTACGCGGTGGAGGGATTGACCCgcacaataattttttatttagtttagggAAAAAGTCTTTTTCCTTATTGATTCAGATTAGAAAATTTAatcttttccaattaattacCTATGCTTGTTGCAAGATTGAAGCTGGTGAAAAGCATGTGAgggaataaataaagaaagaagcgCGGTATGAGaaggtgaaaaaaaataaataaaataaagtgggGATTAACGCATATAGAATAACATATGGattgaataaaacaaaatcttTTGCAGTATGTTTCAATTTTGACATTTTCTAATACAAAAGTAATTTCCATATTGTTACATGGTATCAAAAAATCTCTCTCATTGCCAATAGTACTAACTATTTCAAAAGAATAATCAGATGACAATCCATCATTAAACATTAAACTTTCACGCTCTCCTTCATGAATGGTCGAATCCATGGATGATGAACTTGAGTCCGAAATCGACTCATCTTCAAAGATCTCAGTGTCAATATTGCATCTGACTGTGAACCAAGTTTCATCCACACTCCAATTAGGTACATTCGGAGGTGAAGAAAAACTAAAAGTACCTCCAATCAACATTCTGAACCTTTCCATTGGAGAACTCAGAATTGAACAGCCTTCAATGTTTGGTTCATGAGGAGATGACTCCAATTCTTCCAATGAATCCCACAATTCTTGATCCAAGACACTACTCGGACTAATCATTGTGAACTCCTTTACTTGATCTGAATGACACCCCATAGATTCAACAAATGGATGTCTAAGAAGTTCTTTAGCTGTCGACCTCTCTTTTGCATTCCTCATCAAGCACTTGCTCAGAAAATCCTTACCCTTATCCGAAAACCACCTCGGAAGCTCCGGCACATCGCCGGAATACCCGATCCGATAAAGAGCAGATACCGGGTCACCTGCCTCCACCCAAGGGCATCTGCCAGTAGCCATTTCAATGACCGTACAACCCAGAGCCCATATATCAGCTGCAAATCCCTGCTCCTCTCCACGTGCGACCTCCGGCGCCATGAAAACCGGTGTGCCGGAAAACTCTGACGTGGCAGAGACTTCACTCCCATCAACTCCAACCAATTTAGCACAACCCAAATCGGCAATCTTTGCTCCGTCTTCTCCGATCAGAATGTTCTGGCTCTTGATATCACAATGCGCCAACCCATTAACATGGAGATGATCCAAACCTTGTAGAATCTGATACGTGTAGGACCTGATCACTGACTCCTCCAGCTTCCCTCCATGTCTTCGAATTGCATCGGAAATCGTGCCACCGGGCACGTACTCCATGCAAAGATTGTACAAAGGCACATTGTTTTCGTTACTAACAGCAAAACCCAAGTACTTAACAATCCGAGGACAGCTCAATTTGGAGAGAAAACTCTGTTCTCTTTGCAAGAAAGCTGAAGAAGAGAGCTCTGCGGACTTGACACAGAAGAGTTCACTGGACCGGAGGGCGGTGGCGAGTGAGACGGTGGCGGTGGAGCCTCGGCCGATGATGGGTCCTCTGCTCCACTCCATGATGAAAAACAGAGCCAAAAAACAGAGCAAGAAGGAAGAGCGTTTGTGTTGGTGTAAAAGTCTTCGTCtatgtaatattttatatatgagaCTCTTGGAgatattgtacatatatatatatatatacatgtatataaatagATATGTAGATTGTATAAAAATGATACGGTTCTTTAGATTTAATGTTAGTGAATGATGATTTTTTGGGGGTAATCTTGAACAATCAAATGATGGTTGGATGAATATGGAAGAGACAAGTGGCACAAGGAGAGAGGTTGACAGCTCTGGCCGCCCAAGAGCAGCAACAACAGTACTAACTTAGGAGTGGAATAAAGCCGTCCACATGCACACACGTGATTTTTCGTACTATGAATGCGTTGttgaaaagagaacaaaaacttaaaaaaaaataaaaataaaaagagagaaagagagtgaaTGATTCATTCATTTGCTAAATTTCTTCATTTACAAAGCAATTTTGCGGCGCCAATGGTTACTGTTTTTTCTTTGATACGTATATCCAACGCGGTTGTCTaggaatttcctttttttttttcttctttttaaattgttatgACTTTGTTCAAATCTAAATGCGTTTACACCCATTTCGAATTTCAAAGCAAAAGTTTGTTTCTTTATAATATTCGATAAGATAAGTCTTTTCCCTTTATCatttttctgttattttttgttagtttcttGAAGAACAATTTATCTTTTGGGAAGCTCTAAAGAAATTGGGAGTGAAACTTAaggataatataataaaaaaattttggtacaattgtttattatttatttatttattttgtgaaaagttttGGTATAATTGTTTGAGTAGAGAAAAGACGCGTAGTATGTGGAAAGGTTAAGAAACTGCAGGGATTGTTTGCCTTTCCATGCAAGGCATAGGAGAGAAATCAAGGACCAAAAATAAAGGGTGTGAGACCGAGTGACTCTACAACTGTATTCCATGCCCAAAAGACATTGCTTTCACCCTTTTTGGGTTTCATGATGGACGGCGGACTTGATGTTGAGGTTCATccattcttgtttttcttttttttttgggataattagtGAAATCCACAAATCACTGCCAAAATCCTTCGTTTTGCGTTTTTGgggtccattttttttaattattaaattcaatgttcattaaataaagaaatgcGAATTCGAAAGTTGGGTTTGCTTCAATCCAACACCATGACTAAATTCCCTCACTTGGGAAATCAAAAGCTTCATGGGGTTTTGATTCATTGTGTCGGTGCACAAATGCTTATAAACCGTGGTTGAAACAGACGCTTATAAGCATTTAAACTGTGTTTGCTTTACAGCTAGCTATCATCACCTCCACAACACCAAACACACCCTTCCCCACTTAGCTTCTCACCTCCCAACCCTTTCACTTTTCCTTTATTGGTCTGTTTTTGACAGGAAAGAGGGACCAACCAACCAACCAACCTCACACCTGAATATTTAGAGATGGACTTCAACTTTTCAATTTGAATCCAAGCTCAAAGTAAGGAATATAAATATGCTCTAAGTTAGCATTAAAACCCAAACCCTTTTCACACTAGCTACTTCATTAAGGCCTAAAAAGGTAAAAAGGTTTAGCTTGGACATTCACTTTCTATTTCATTCAAAGTAATACACTAAGGCAAAATGCTGGGTGTTTTAACACTAGATTACTTaaagaagataaaattaaattgggaCACAGTTGGCTACATGAATTCCCCATTATTAATCACTTTCCCTattcttaatctaatttttttccaatcaaTGCTCAAaccttttttcgttttttttttttttttttttttttttttttttttttttttttttttttttttaaatccggAATGGTAGGCATTTTTGCCCTGCTTTACAATTAAAGTCTCTAGAGGTCTTATTTACAACCACGAATGAATCAATTTTGCTTCAAATAAATATCAACACAACAcgtagtactttttttttttttttttttttttgggtcaacccTCAGTATCTAGATTTGACTTGCAATTTTCTCATGATAACTGTCCATGATTACAGTAAGATGCATGtctttaaaagtatttaacaaagaaaaagaaagatagtTCTTagccaaaataaagaaaaaagaaaaagaataaaaagaaagtaaaagccATGTTTAAATTGACCATCTTTAAATAAAGTAATCACAATTAAGCACAAATCTCCCCAGCCACCATAgctccaaaaccaaaaaaaaaaaaaaaaaaagatgtgtgGAAAAAAACCTCAGGATAAAGCTcatttaattactttattatatttttgttttctattttcttttttggcttgaGAGATTATAATAAGAGAAAGATAATCATTGATCTGAATAAGCGTTGTTTTATAAACAGCTAGAacgttttcaatttaatttctatttgttCATGTTTTCCTTTAAGCTTGTAATCAGCAACTATCATTTTAACAGCAAAAACCAATTATCAGAAACCACTATGGTTATGTGCATTGgacacatttttaaatttgtaaataacTATTTCACAAGAACtgataaacttttaattttaaaaaatacctaTTCCTTTTTGTAATCTCATAATtactatttttgtattttaatattgataatattaaaaaaatccttatatattttgttaaatttggaTTTAGATGAATATCATAGaccaaaaatagataaataaatatataattaattttttaattaatttttaccaaattttaaaaatatatattaaaaaaaaaaaaaaaacctaaacccCATCCTAATCCAACCGGTATAATAAACATACAAAAGAATGACCATTcccttttctattttgtttatatttataaataattatttctgtTTTATTACACATGATTATTTTGTATATCAAAGATGTCCTAGattcttttaagaaaaaactAGAAACCATAAACATAGCCAAAGGGGAGATAGAGACAAACACTTTGAGTTAAAGAGACAAACAATTGAGTTTTCGTTAATAATAATGTTACTACGAATTTTGAAAATGACCATATTATGCTTTCATGTAAGCACACATGTTCTAACGCGTAGCCGAATTTTTTATAGAAGAATACCAACAGCACTATCTGAAAGTAGAAAAAAGTTTAATTGCCGCTTATCCACCTGTTTTTTGTCATCTACTTGACCGTCAACAAAGGACGATAAATTAGGCTGTGCTTTGCCCTTCATTacttatatgattttatttttttattttttaagttttattgaCGGGTTTGACCATGTTCGCACAGAAATATAGCAAAGCTCCATTGAGCTTTCCTTCGTTGAAAGCAGTGCTAAATGCACTTCAGATACAACCCCAGATGTtgaaatatttacatataattatCATTCACGTCCTGTTACTTCTACTACCAGATTTCAAACCTCCAAGCCGAAAAGATAAACAGAGTAACGCTCTGAAGGACACTAAAAACGATATATTTATGCAGCTTCTGCAAATCCAACTCTCAGGTTGCCATAGTCAAACACGGTATGGAAATGACCCATGAAAACATCACCCAAGATCCTGTTTAATCACACATATTAGAAATTCAGCTACGAAAccaattatcatttttataactCATCATGAAAAGATTTGAATGATTTGGGCAAAAGTAAATCCCTGATCCGAAAACAGAACTCGCCAACAAGCTTAATAAACTAACATAGATTCCACTTTCAAGAACAATAGGACCAGCAGATTCAATTATAATAAAgtccataataaaaataacaagcaTAAAGGTTAACTAGTTGGAAAGATGGACAATACCAGAGAGGTCCGCGAGGAGGTGGTACATCTAAAGCTGTGAATCCGCTAATGCACTGAGCTGCATCTCCCTCACCCACTTTGAGGATGTACTGCCATTAGAAAAAGAGGaacataaaaaacataaaacctcatgcatatggaaaaaaaataaaaataaaaatttgatacaaAGGCTAAGAACTGGAACCATTACATCTGTTAAAATTACTATTCAAATTGTTTAGCTTGATTACTCACATGGAGAAACTTAAAAAGAGATTTTTACTGAAATTTCATCACAAATGAGATGCCACAGgaataaaagaaataagaacAAACTTGCATCTTATAATGGCTGGAGGAATAATGTATGCAGAGCAATTGTAATCACAAGGACTAGAATATTCAGAACAATTAAAGCAAAATTGAAAGCCTGATACATTTAGCATACCTGCTCAGGAGCGAGATCAAATTTCCTTCCACCAATTGTAAAGGAGACAGTAGGCATAGTAGAGATACTACCACAATCCACTGCTGACTCCCCCATCGGACTAGGCAGTCGACCACATAGCTGCAAATACAAGACAAGTATAAGCATACAAAAACAGCTTTGACTAACAGAAAAATGTGACAAAAGGGATACTTCACCTCGTTCACATAGTTAAGTATTTTATCCTGTGTTTGATTCTGAGTAAGCTGGTTCTGCATCCATACAACAGTCATCTCACAAGTAGAGCACATTGCATCATGCCAACCACCAGATGCCTTGTGAGAGTTCTCATCCACAACACTCTCAATGCCCATACTGACCAAGAAGCCCATTTGGATGGAAAATATATTAGAGTATGCAATGCAATGGGAATAacaaagaaaagtaaaagagaaaataacaaGAGAGcaaatattagtttaaaaagAGAATGAATGGCACTATCCATGCAAATAGTACATTGTCCAACAAAATATACACCATTCATGTCAATTAACAAGGCACCAAATCtcataaaagattaaaaaaacaaaaaaagaagcgagagagagagagagagaggggggggggggggggggggggtggggtggGGTGGGGAAGAGAACGGTGGggcagaagaagaaagaaagaaagaaaaacaagtcTAACCTTACACCACGAGTTCCATCAAAAGTGCACAAACCAATTTTGGAACAGATTTTCTTTGGCTCATcctgtaataaaaataatgatgatttaaacAGTTGAAGTTCAGGTTTATGAATCTCATAACTAATTCCAGATACCAATTACTTACACAAAGAATTGCATGTCATAAAGTTAAAGCATACCTTTGCCAAAAGCATCTCAATTATGGTTTCTCCATATTGTGCAACTACAGCCTTGCATTCTTGACTTATAACTCCTGAAGCTCCAATTGCATGATTCAGTTCGGTAACAATAGCctgaaaatgaaaaacaaagttAATCAAATAAAGAGACATGCAATGATGGACATGCACTGTTTATGTTGCTCAAGCATAGGATAGACGCTAATTAAGCCATCAAAGGCAAGATAATTCATTCCTAAAACTATATCCTTCAAAGAAACTAAATCAACTGAGTATAGAATCCATAAACCAGTGAAAGCAATAAACAAATTTCCTCTACTTCATAGAGTTATTTGCAAATGAAACCAAAATATTGCTTTTGAACAAAGAAATGAATGAATTATATAATGGTGCAAAAGCAAAAAtgaagaaatggaaaaaaattcagAAAGAAATAGTTcaagcaacaaaataaattgtCGACTCCAATAATTAAACAAACATGTGCAGACACAGAGATACACACCGTTGGGCCAGCCAACAAAGAAGTCCCAGAATCAGCTATTGCTGAACAGCCACTGGCACAAAATCCTGAAACATAAATGCTTACATTACCATGAAACAGAATTTCATGTCTGCTAAATTATAAGGCAGAGATAACAATTAATCTGCTTACCAGTTGTTTTACCATCAATATCAACATCACCCATATCAAACTGCCAAATtagaaagtaagaaaaaagTAATTAGCGGGTTACTTAACATCAACACAATAAAGGCACATTAAGGAAAAAGTAATTAGCGGGTTACTTAACATTAACACGATAAAGGcacattgaaattttttagcACCAACCTGCCAATACCCTTTCCGAGTAACAGGAACATATGTGTGCTGACCCTTAAAATGATTGGGATCTACTCCACCAAAAACAATTTCACCCCCTTCTTCTTCATCAGCATTGCGGTTAAACCAGAACGAGAAAACAGGCTCCTTAACAAGACCTTGATTGACCATGTTGTACCTGATGACTTGCAATCTTAGAAATATCGTACATGGTTCTTAAATTTACATGCAATCAACTCTTCCAAGAAATAGTAATAAACACAATTATAATACTgggattttaatataaaaataaaatagcaaaGGATATACCACACAGGTACTGCATTTCCAACCGAAATCTCTTGAAATCCAAGTCCAAGTATGCCATCAAACTTGGCTACCACAAATGTAATGCTGGGTTCTCTAGTTGCCTCGATAAATTCCTGAACATGGCAAAGACACATCCTTTAATATTTAAGCATGCATGGTGTATCCCAAAGGAATAACTAGGAGCCTCAAATTACCTGATCTTTGACCACAAGATCACCAACTTTTACATGATCTTCACTAAAGAACCCAGAAATAGCGCCAGTTCCATAGTGGATAGCTGCAGATTTACCTGCATGATGGGTGAAATCAGAATATCATGTCATCTAATAGTGAAGATCCTCTAATGCAAGCATGCACAAATAAAGACATCAACATAGTAAAaggacaataaaaatataatctttAATGAAGATATACCTTGAAATGTTTTTCAGAAacataaaagtataaaataaaaagtgagcACATAGAAAAGTTATGCaggaaaattttagaaaaaaaaaatctggaaaCATTAAATGGATTTATTAGTTAGAAGAACAAACCATTCTTCTTGTAAGTGCTTGAACTCCTGGACTTATATTTGGAATGGAAGTAGCAAGCTATCTGCATTAAATTTCAACATTGTATTATATCTCTATCTAACAGTATGATATAGTTCAAGTAAAAGAACCATAGAAAAAGATTCAATCAACTTAAAAGCAAAGAAACTCACTGAAAAATGACACTTAGCAGAAGGCACCCACAAATTAGAGCTACCGGTGTCGAAAATTACAGTAAACTTTTGAGATGGAGTTCCAATACCAATCTCACCAAAATACTGAGCATCCATGTAATTCTTGAGTGCTACAATATCTATGTCCTGTGGATCTCCAGCATTCCCACGGAGACGATATTTCCTAGTAGCTGCTTTAAGAGCCTCTCCTTCCTTCGATTCAATCTTGGCAGCAATTCGGTCATTCAGATCGAACTTCCTTTTTTTCAGTCCAATTCTAACCAACCCATCAGTGGAGGCAGAAAACACCAAAGGAAACAAAAGGAAGCACAGGAACAGAAACACTGTGACTGACTTGAGTTTAGTTCCCATGTTCTTAACTGTAAAGCAGAATTAAGTCATTCTTAGTTTAAGACAAAAATGCCAGAACAACTCATCTCACCCCACTACATCAAAACCATTGGGGTCAAAGGGAAAGAAACCA includes the following:
- the LOC107432728 gene encoding aspartic proteinase isoform X2, with amino-acid sequence MGTKLKSVTVFLFLCFLLFPLVFSASTDGLVRIGLKKRKFDLNDRIAAKIESKEGEALKAATRKYRLRGNAGDPQDIDIVALKNYMDAQYFGEIGIGTPSQKFTVIFDTGSSNLWVPSAKCHFSIACYFHSKYKSRSSSTYKKNGKSAAIHYGTGAISGFFSEDHVKVGDLVVKDQEFIEATREPSITFVVAKFDGILGLGFQEISVGNAVPVWYNMVNQGLVKEPVFSFWFNRNADEEEGGEIVFGGVDPNHFKGQHTYVPVTRKGYWQFDMGDVDIDGKTTGFCASGCSAIADSGTSLLAGPTAIVTELNHAIGASGVISQECKAVVAQYGETIIEMLLAKDEPKKICSKIGLCTFDGTRGVSMGIESVVDENSHKASGGWHDAMCSTCEMTVVWMQNQLTQNQTQDKILNYVNELCGRLPSPMGESAVDCGSISTMPTVSFTIGGRKFDLAPEQYILKVGEGDAAQCISGFTALDVPPPRGPLWILGDVFMGHFHTVFDYGNLRVGFAEAA
- the LOC107432528 gene encoding mitogen-activated protein kinase kinase kinase 18, translated to MEWSRGPIIGRGSTATVSLATALRSSELFCVKSAELSSSAFLQREQSFLSKLSCPRIVKYLGFAVSNENNVPLYNLCMEYVPGGTISDAIRRHGGKLEESVIRSYTYQILQGLDHLHVNGLAHCDIKSQNILIGEDGAKIADLGCAKLVGVDGSEVSATSEFSGTPVFMAPEVARGEEQGFAADIWALGCTVIEMATGRCPWVEAGDPVSALYRIGYSGDVPELPRWFSDKGKDFLSKCLMRNAKERSTAKELLRHPFVESMGCHSDQVKEFTMISPSSVLDQELWDSLEELESSPHEPNIEGCSILSSPMERFRMLIGGTFSFSSPPNVPNWSVDETWFTVRCNIDTEIFEDESISDSSSSSMDSTIHEGERESLMFNDGLSSDYSFEIVSTIGNERDFLIPCNNMEITFVLENVKIETYCKRFCFIQSICYSICVNPHFILFIFFHLLIPRFFLYLFPHMLFTSFNLATSIGN
- the LOC107432728 gene encoding aspartic proteinase isoform X1; this translates as MKTSPLFTKARPQRPHSVRVEISGCRTVPVNFFPVSRKPSLPSHFKNMGTKLKSVTVFLFLCFLLFPLVFSASTDGLVRIGLKKRKFDLNDRIAAKIESKEGEALKAATRKYRLRGNAGDPQDIDIVALKNYMDAQYFGEIGIGTPSQKFTVIFDTGSSNLWVPSAKCHFSIACYFHSKYKSRSSSTYKKNGKSAAIHYGTGAISGFFSEDHVKVGDLVVKDQEFIEATREPSITFVVAKFDGILGLGFQEISVGNAVPVWYNMVNQGLVKEPVFSFWFNRNADEEEGGEIVFGGVDPNHFKGQHTYVPVTRKGYWQFDMGDVDIDGKTTGFCASGCSAIADSGTSLLAGPTAIVTELNHAIGASGVISQECKAVVAQYGETIIEMLLAKDEPKKICSKIGLCTFDGTRGVSMGIESVVDENSHKASGGWHDAMCSTCEMTVVWMQNQLTQNQTQDKILNYVNELCGRLPSPMGESAVDCGSISTMPTVSFTIGGRKFDLAPEQYILKVGEGDAAQCISGFTALDVPPPRGPLWILGDVFMGHFHTVFDYGNLRVGFAEAA